From the Streptococcus sanguinis genome, the window AGAAACGTGAAGACACTCACCGTATGGCAGAAGCTAACCGTGCCTTCGCACACTTCCGTTGGTAAGAATAAGATACTAAGGGCGTTAAAAAAGCGACTGAAAATTAGGAAAGTTTATCTATTTTCCGAGCTTTTAGCCCGAGTTCAATTGAGCTCAGTCAGCTCTTAGCTATAATTCAACTGATTGTCTCACAAGTTGAGACCAACAAAAACAAGATAAGCATTGAGAACGGGTAGGTCCTGCCTATCCGTTTTTGCTAAATAATGTTATAATAAACTGTAAAATAAATTAATAGGAGAAATAACCAAATGGCTCGCGAATTTTCACTTGAAAAAACTCGTAATATCGGTATCATGGCCCACGTCGATGCTGGTAAAACAACAACAACTGAGCGTATTCTTTACTACACTGGTAAAATCCACAAAATCGGTGAAACTCACGAAGGTGCGTCACAAATGGACTGGATGGAGCAAGAGCAAGAGCGTGGTATCACTATCACATCTGCTGCGACAACTGCTCAATGGAACAACCACCGTGTAAACATCATCGACACACCAGGACACGTGGACTTTACAATCGAAGTACAACGTTCTCTTCGTGTCTTGGATGGTGCGGTTACCGTTCTTGACTCACAATCAGGTGTTGAGCCTCAAACTGAAACAGTTTGGCGCCAAGCAACTGAGTACGGAGTTCCTCGTATCGTATTTGCTAACAAGATGGACAAGATTGGTGCTGACTTCCTTTACTCAGTAAGCACTTTGCATGATCGTCTTCAAGCAAATGCTCATCCAATCCAATTGCCAATTGGTTCAGAAGATGACTTCCGCGGAATTATCGACTTGATCAAGATGAAGGCTGAAATCTATACTAACGACCTTGGTACAGATATTTTGGAAGAAGATATCCCAGCTGAATACCTTGAGCAAGCTCAAGAATACCGTGAAAAATTGGTGGAAGCAGTTGCGGAAACTGATGAAGACTTGATGATGAAATACCTTGAAGGTGAAGAAATCACTAACGAAGAATTGAAAGCTGGTATCCGTAAAGCGACTATCAACGTTGAATTCTTCCCAGTATTGTGTGGTTCAGCCTTCAAGAACAAAGGTGTTCAATTGATGCTTGATGCAGTTATTGACTACTTGCCAAGCCCACTTGACATCCCAGCAATCAAAGGTATCAACCCAGACACTGAAGAAGAAGAAACTCGTCCTGCATCTGATGAAGAGCCATTTGCAGCTCTTGCCTTCAAGATTATGACTGACCCATTCGTAGGTCGTTTGACTTTCTTCCGTGTTTACTCAGGTGTCTTGAACAGCGGTTCATACGTATTGAACACTTCTAAAGGTAAACGTGAGCGTATCGGACGTATCCTGCAAATGCATGCCAACAGCCGTAACGAAATCGAAACAGTATACGCTGGTGATATCGCTGCTGCCGTAGGTTTGAAAGATACAACTACTGGTGACTCACTGACTGATGAAAAAGCTAAAATCATCCTTGAGTCTATCAACGTTCCAGAACCAGTTATCCAATTGATGGTTGAGCCTAAGTCTAAGGCTGACCAAGACAAGATGGGTATTGCCCTGCAAAAACTGGCTGAAGAAGATCCAACTTTCCGCGTTGAAACAAACGTTGAAACTGGTGAAACAGTTATCTCTGGTATGGGTGAACTTCACTTGGATGTCCTTGTTGACCGTATGCGTCGTGAGTTCAAGGTTGAAGCAAACGTAGGTGCTCCTCAAGTATCTTACCGTGAAACTTTCCGTGCTTCTACTCAAGCTCGTGGATTCTTCAAACGCCAATCTGGTGGTAAAGGTCAATTCGGTGACGTATGGATCGAGTTTACACCAAACGAAGAAGGAAAAGGCTTCGAGTTTGAAAATGCTATCGTCGGTGGTGTGGTTCCACGTGAATTCATTCCAGCGGTAGAAAAAGGTTTGGTTGAGTCAATGGCTAATGGTGTCCTTGCTGGTTACCCAATCGTTGACGTGAAAGCTAAACTTTACGATGGTTCATACCACGATGTCGACTCATCTGAAACAGCCTTCAAGGTTGCTGCATCACTTGCTTTGAAAGAAGCTGCTAAGACTGCACAACCTGCTATCCTTGAGCCAATGATGTTGGTAACAATCACTGTTCCTGAAGAAAACCTCGGTGACGTTATGGGTCACGTAACAGCTCGTCGTGGACGTGTTGATGGTATGGAAGCGCATGGTAACAGCCAAATCGTTCGTGCTTATGTGCCACTTGCTGAAATGTTCGGTTATGCAACAGTTCTTCGTTCAGCATCACAAGGACGCGGTACATTCATGATGGTATTTGACCACTACGAAGATGTACCTAAGTCAGTACAAGAAGAAATCATTAAGAAAAACAAAGGTGAAGCTTAAGCTTTGAGCTGAACCCTGGCACTCGCGTTCGCGGGTGCTTTTTCTATTTTTATAGAACCGTTCCTCAATAAAAAGGGGAAATGATTGATTTTGTAAGTTGTATTTCTACATTTTCAAAAGATACTGCTTTGCTTTTTCAAATCAATGAAAGTCGAAATGAAAGTTAGTGAAAGAATTCATAATACTTGTTAATAACAATGAAATCAGTTGCATTTTACCTCAATTAAGTATATAATAGAAATGTTGAAAGGTGATTTGTAGCAACTCAAGTTACTCTTTTCACATAAAAATTTTTTGATTTTCATAAGGAGGAAATCACGAATGGTAGTTAAAGTTGGTATTAACGGTTTCGGTCGTATCGGTCGTCTTGCTTTCCGTCGTATCCAAAACGTAGAAGGTGTTGAAGTTACTCGCATCAACGACCTTACAGATCCAGTAATGCTTGCACACCTGTTGAAATACGACACAACTCAAGGTCGTTTCGATGGTACTGTTGAAGTTAAAGAAGGTGGATTCGAAGTTAACGGTAAATTCGTTAAAGTTTCTGCTGAACGTGACCCAGAACAAATTGACTGGGCTACTGACGGTGTAGAAATCGTTCTTGAAGCAACTGGTTTCTTTGCTAAGAAAGATGCTGCTGAAAAACACCTTAAAGGTGGTGCTAAGAAAGTTGTTATCACTGCTCCTGGTGGAAATGACGTTAAGACAGTTGTATTTAACACTAACCACGATGTTCTTGACGGTACTGAAACAGTTATCTCAGGTGCTTCATGTACTACAAACTGCTTGGCTCCAATGGCTAAAGCGCTTCAAGACAACTTCGGTGTTGTTGAAGGATTGATGACTACTATCCACGCTTACACTGGTGACCAAATGATCCTTGACGGACCACACCGTGGTGGTGACCTTCGTCGTGCTCGCGCTGGTGCTGCAAACATCGTTCCTAACTCAACTGGTGCTGCTAAAGCTATCGGCTTGGTTATCCCAGAATTGAACGGTAAATTGGACGGATCTGCACAACGCGTTCCAACTCCAACTGGATCAGTTACTGAATTGGTTGCTGTTCTTGAAAAGAACGTAACAGTTGATGAAGTAAACGCAGCTATGAAAGCAGCAGCTAACGAATCATACGGTTACACAGAAGATCCAATCGTATCTTCAGATATCGTAGGTATGTCTTACGGTTCATTGTTCGACGCAACTCAAACTAAAGTTCTTGATGTTGACGGCAAACAATTGGTTAAAGTTGTATCATGGTACGACAACGAAATGTCATACACTGCACAACTTGTACGTACTCTTGAATACTTCGCGAAAATCGCTAAATAATTCAATAGTAGAAGAAAGGGGCTCAATTGAGTCTCTTTTTCTGTGCACTGTTTTGTGAGAATCATCAAAGACAGGGCTATGGGAATGTATAGGTCTATTTCCTAATTTTTATTAGTCCCATGGAAAGTCAGTTCTGATACATTTGTCCATTTTTTTAAATGCTTCAAGGGGCTGTTTTGCGGTAAGAGAAGCTAAGCATACTTTTCTTAAAGAAAACTATACCAATTTCATGCTTGACAAACTAAAAAACTGTGTGTATACTAACTTTATTGGAGTTTTTGGACTCCAAGAAGACTATACCAATTTTTAATAAGAAGGGCTGGTTTCTAAAATATAGGAAATCAGAAGTAACGTTATGTGTGGAATTGTCGGAGTTGTCGGAAATCGCAACGCAACAGATATTTTGATGCAGGGCTTGGAAAAGCTGGAATACCGAGGTTATGACTCAGCTGGAATTTTTGTAACAACAGGGAAAACTTCTAGTCTGATCAAGTCGGTCGGTCGTATCGCTGACCTACATGCTAAAATTGGCATTGATGTTGCTGGGACTGCTGGTATCGGACATACTCGTTGGGCTACTCATGGAAAACCAAGTGAAAACAATGCCCATCCTCATACTTCACAGACCGGCCGTTTTGTCTTGGTTCATAATGGTGTAATTGAGAACTACCTTGATATTAAGAATACTTATCTAGCTGGTCATGACTTCAAGGGGCAGACAGATACAGAGATTGCTGTGCATCTGATTGGCAAATTTGCTGAAGAAGAAGGCTTGTCTCTTTTAGAAGCCTTTAAAAAAGCTCTTCACATTATCCGTGGTTCTTATGCCTTTGCTTTGGTGGACTCAGAAGATGCAGATGTTATCTATGTTGCTAAAAATAAATCACCTCTTCTAGTTGGACTGGGTGATGGCTACAATATGGTCTGTTCAGATGCCATGGCCATGATTCGTGAGACGAATCAGTTTATGGAAATTCATGATCAAGAGCTGGTTATTGTCCGTAAAGACAGTGTGGAAGTACAGGATTATGATGGGAATACTCTGGAGCGTGAAAGCTATACAGCTGAGCTTGACTTGTCCGATATTGGTAAGGGAACTTATCCATACTATATGCTCAAGGAAATCGATGAGCAGCCAACTGTGATGCGTAAGCTAATCAGCGCTTATACAAATGATAAGGGGCAAGTATCAGTAGATGCAGATATTGTCAAGGCTGTTCAGGAAGCTGACCGTCTCTATATCCTTGCAGCTGGAACTTCTTACCATGCTGGCTATGCTTCTAAGCGTATGCTGGAAGAGCTGACGGATACACCTGTTGAACTGGGCATTGCTTCTGAGTGGGGCTATGCCATGCCGCTCCTTAGCAAGAAGCCTCTCTTTATCTTTATCAGCCAATCTGGTGAAACAGCTGACAGCCGTCAGGTCTTAGTCAAGGCGAATCAGATGGGTATTCCAAGTTTGACCGTGACCAATGTTCCAGGTTCTACGCTTTCTCGGGAAGCCAATCATACCATGCTGCTGCATGCAGGTCCTGAGATTGCGGTTGCTTCTACTAAGGCCTATACAGCTCAAATCGCAACCTTGGCCTTCTTGGCTAAAGCTGTTGGCGATGCCAATGCTTCTGAAAAAGCGGCAGCCTTTGACTTGGTTCACGAGCTGTCCATAGTTGCGCAGTCTATTGAGTCCACTTTGTCAGAAAAGGAGTTGATTGACAATAAAGTCCGTGGCCTTCTGGAAACGACCCGCAATGCATTCTATATCGGCCGTGGTCAAGACTACTATGTGGCGATGGAAGCCAGCCTAAAACTCAAAGAAATTTCTTATATCCAGTGTGAAGGTTTCGCGGCTGGTGAGCTCAAACACGGTACGATCTCTCTGATTGAAGACGGGACACCAGTTTTGGCCTTGCTTTCTGATGAAGTCTTGGCTAGTCATACACGAGGCAATATTTCAGAAGTCGTAGCTCGGGGTGCCAAGGTGCTGACTATTGCTGAGGAGAATGTGGGTAAAGAAGGTGACGATATCGTACTCAATCAGGTTCACCCATACCTGTCACCAATCTCTATGGTGGTACCGACACAGCTCATTGCTTACTTTGCAACCTTGCACCGTGGTCTGGATGTAGACAAACCGCGTAATCTGGCTAAGTCTGTCACTGTAGAATAAGCTTTCTAACGAATCTTGATAATAATACTAAGCCTCAGATTTTTCTGGGGCTTTTGGTATGGTATTTTGGTGACGATGCTCTTTGGAAGTCTCTTTCGACCATGGCAAAGCCATGCTGACGACAGTCATCCTATTTCATACAGATGGACAAATAGGATGAGCATCATTTTTGTATATATCACTAATTAGTTATAAAATATTTTTATCTTAAATATCAGGAGGACAAAAACATGGTGGAATTAGGTATTTCTACTTTTGGAGAGACAACGCCGCTGGAGGGGACAGGGCAGACCTATACTCATGATGAGCGGATTCGGCAGCTGGTAGCAGAGATTGAACTGGCAGACAAGGTGGGGCTGGACGTGTATGGTATTGGAGAGCATCACAGGGAGGACTTTGCGGTCTCTACGCCGGAGATTGTGCTGGCGGCTGGTGCAATCAAGACGGAGAAGATTCGCTTGACCAGTGCTGTCAGTGTCCTGTCGAGCTTGGATCCTATCCGAGTCTACCAGCAGTATGCGACTATTGATGCTTTGTCAAATGGCAGAGCAGAGGTCATGGCTGGCCGTGGCTCTTTTATCGAGTCCTTTCCGCTTTTTGGCTATGACTTGAAGGATTATGAAGAGCTTTTTGATGAAAAGCTGGACCTGCTCCTCTATGCTAGTGCCGAGACTCGGCTAAATTGGAAGGGCAAGCTGACGCAGACTATTGACAATCGGGAAGTCTACCCACGGGCGGTGCAAGAAACATTGCCAGTTTGGGTAGCGACGGGGGGCAGTGTCGAGTCCACCATTAAGGTCGCCCAGAAGGGCCTACCTATTGCGTATGCCATTATCGGTGGACAGCCTAAGCGCTTCAAGCCCCTGCTGGATGCGTATCGCCGGATTGGGCAGGAAAGTGGCCACTCAGATGAAAAGTTGAAGATCGCTGCCCACTCTTGGGGCTGGGTCATGGAGGATAATGAGGAGGCGGTCCGGACTTACTTCCATCCGACCAAGCAGGTAGTGGACGCTATCTCTAAGGACCGCCCTCACTGGCGGGAGATGACCTATGAGCAATACCTAGATCAGGTAGGACCAGAGGGGGCCATGTTTGTCGGTAGCCCTGAAAAGGTCGCTCAGAAATTGATCAAGATGATAGAGGAGCTGGGACTGGACCGCTTCATGCTGCATCTGCCGTTGGGATCGCTTCCGCATGAGCAGGTTCTCCAGTCTATCGAACTCTTTGGCACCAAGGTTGCACCGCTCGTGCGGGAGTATTTTGCGGCCAAGGGTAAGTAAGATCGGAGTAGCAGTTTTTTGATAAAAATTACCTATCTCATCCATAGAAAATATATATGGTACTTATCTAAAAAGGGTACAAAAAATAAGGTTATTCAGCAGAGTCTGAAAAGCCTTGAAAAAGCTAGCTTAGTCTAGCTTTTTTATTTTGCTTTGATAAATATTTTTAATCAGGCTGATAGGGAAAATATATTTCCCAGGAGAAAGAGAGGATGGTAAGATATATTACAAATTCAAAGAAGGAGGAAGTAATGGTCAGCAAGAAAGAATTAGTGCTGAGAGCTTTTCGGGGTGAAGAAGTTGACCGAGTGCCTGTTGGATTTTGGTTTCACTTTGTAAGCCAAGAGGAAAAGATGCTGGGCCTAGATAATCCAGTGATTTTCAATAAAAGTGTTGAGGGGCATGCTGCTTATGTTCGGGCTGCACGGCCAGACTTTGTCAAGATTATGAGCGATGGTTTCTTTAAGTATCCTAGCGCGCTTTATTCGGATCATATTGAGTCCATTCGGGACTTGGCAGAAATCCAGTCTATCGGCGAGTATCATCCTTGGATCGAGCAGCAGATTGAGATGGTGAAGGCTGTAAAGGCAAGCTATCCGGAGGACCTCGCTTCCTTCTACAATATCTTTGCGCCGGTCACCTATCTCAAGCGCTGGTTCCGCAGGGAAGGGTCACGAGGAGATAGAGAAATTGCAGATTTTTTAGCAGAGAATCCCGAGCTGACAGGACAAGTTTTGGATGTCATTGCCGGCGATATTGCTATTTTGACTAGACGTATCATTGAGGAAGCGGGCACTGAGGGGATTTATCTCAGTACACAGCAAATCCAAGACGGCCGGGTAGATGCGGCTAGTTATCGTAGTTATATTGAGCCTAGTACGGTCAAGGTTCTGGAAGCGGCCAATGCGGCTGGCGGTCAGAATATTCTCCACATCTGCGGCTTTGAAGGGGCCAGCAATGATTTGGAACTGTTCAAGGACTATCCGGCTCAAGTGTTTAACTGGGCAACCCATCATGAGGGGGTCAGTTTAGCGGAAGGGCGCAAGCTCTTTGGCGGTCAGACTGTCCTGGGCGGCTTTGAAAATGGCAGAGCAGCTCTTCTAAATACAAGCAGTCGTGCAGAATTAGAGGCTGAGACCAAGCAACTGCTGGCTGAAACTGGCAGTCAGGGAGTGATTCTAGGGGCTGACTGCACTGTACCAGATGATTTCGAAGTAGAAAGACTGGACTGGATTCGTCAGGCAGCTAGTCAGTTCTGATGGAATTGCCAAAGTTCTAAAGAGCATTTTTCAACTCTTTCAAGGAGGGAGATAGATGAATCGGTATCAAAAAAGGCTTGCAGCTCTTGCTCTGATATTCTTGATAATAGGAACCTTTCTGAGCATCAGTCAGATTTATGCTCATCAGTCTTCAGACAAAAAAGAAGATGATTTGCAGGTGCTCAAGAAATTACCAGATCAGTCAACTGGCTTGATGCAGCCCAATGATATCGCTGCCCTGCTCTTGTCGGATTAGAATTTTTACTAAAAAGTTAGATTAGCTCTATGAGAAAGCTAAAAAACAACTCATTGTTTAGATAGGAACGATTTAAAAAAGGAGAGAAGATGACTTCAAAAAGAGAATTAGTACTGAAGGCTTTCAGAGGAGAGCCCGTTGACCGAGTGCCAGTTGGTTTCTGGCATCATTTTACCAGCGAGGATGAGTGGCTGGCTGGTTTTGGAAATCAGGCCATTATTGATAAAAATCTGGCTGGTCATCAAGCTTTTCTGGCAAAAGTCAAGCCAGACTTTATCAAGCTGATGAGTGATGGTTATTTTGCTTATCCTAACGAACGCTTGAAAAAAGTCCAATCTATCAAAGTCTTGGCAGATATTGAGCCGCTAGGTGCTGACCACCCTTGGATTAGTGAGCAGGTGGAGCTGGTTCAGAAGATTAGGGCTAGCTTTACAGAGGACTTGGTCGCTATTTACAATATTTTTGCGCCAGTGACCTACTTCAAATGGTTGGTCGGCAAGGTTGCCGGAGGGGATGATATCATTGCAGATTTCCTGGCAGAGAATGCAGTGCTCACGAAGCGGGTGCTGGATGTGATTGCTCAAGATATTGCAGCTCTGACGGAGCGGATTATCAAGGAAGCTGGTGCGGATGGAATCTACCTCAGCGTTCA encodes:
- the fusA gene encoding elongation factor G, which produces MAREFSLEKTRNIGIMAHVDAGKTTTTERILYYTGKIHKIGETHEGASQMDWMEQEQERGITITSAATTAQWNNHRVNIIDTPGHVDFTIEVQRSLRVLDGAVTVLDSQSGVEPQTETVWRQATEYGVPRIVFANKMDKIGADFLYSVSTLHDRLQANAHPIQLPIGSEDDFRGIIDLIKMKAEIYTNDLGTDILEEDIPAEYLEQAQEYREKLVEAVAETDEDLMMKYLEGEEITNEELKAGIRKATINVEFFPVLCGSAFKNKGVQLMLDAVIDYLPSPLDIPAIKGINPDTEEEETRPASDEEPFAALAFKIMTDPFVGRLTFFRVYSGVLNSGSYVLNTSKGKRERIGRILQMHANSRNEIETVYAGDIAAAVGLKDTTTGDSLTDEKAKIILESINVPEPVIQLMVEPKSKADQDKMGIALQKLAEEDPTFRVETNVETGETVISGMGELHLDVLVDRMRREFKVEANVGAPQVSYRETFRASTQARGFFKRQSGGKGQFGDVWIEFTPNEEGKGFEFENAIVGGVVPREFIPAVEKGLVESMANGVLAGYPIVDVKAKLYDGSYHDVDSSETAFKVAASLALKEAAKTAQPAILEPMMLVTITVPEENLGDVMGHVTARRGRVDGMEAHGNSQIVRAYVPLAEMFGYATVLRSASQGRGTFMMVFDHYEDVPKSVQEEIIKKNKGEA
- the gap gene encoding type I glyceraldehyde-3-phosphate dehydrogenase; amino-acid sequence: MVVKVGINGFGRIGRLAFRRIQNVEGVEVTRINDLTDPVMLAHLLKYDTTQGRFDGTVEVKEGGFEVNGKFVKVSAERDPEQIDWATDGVEIVLEATGFFAKKDAAEKHLKGGAKKVVITAPGGNDVKTVVFNTNHDVLDGTETVISGASCTTNCLAPMAKALQDNFGVVEGLMTTIHAYTGDQMILDGPHRGGDLRRARAGAANIVPNSTGAAKAIGLVIPELNGKLDGSAQRVPTPTGSVTELVAVLEKNVTVDEVNAAMKAAANESYGYTEDPIVSSDIVGMSYGSLFDATQTKVLDVDGKQLVKVVSWYDNEMSYTAQLVRTLEYFAKIAK
- the glmS gene encoding glutamine--fructose-6-phosphate transaminase (isomerizing); the encoded protein is MCGIVGVVGNRNATDILMQGLEKLEYRGYDSAGIFVTTGKTSSLIKSVGRIADLHAKIGIDVAGTAGIGHTRWATHGKPSENNAHPHTSQTGRFVLVHNGVIENYLDIKNTYLAGHDFKGQTDTEIAVHLIGKFAEEEGLSLLEAFKKALHIIRGSYAFALVDSEDADVIYVAKNKSPLLVGLGDGYNMVCSDAMAMIRETNQFMEIHDQELVIVRKDSVEVQDYDGNTLERESYTAELDLSDIGKGTYPYYMLKEIDEQPTVMRKLISAYTNDKGQVSVDADIVKAVQEADRLYILAAGTSYHAGYASKRMLEELTDTPVELGIASEWGYAMPLLSKKPLFIFISQSGETADSRQVLVKANQMGIPSLTVTNVPGSTLSREANHTMLLHAGPEIAVASTKAYTAQIATLAFLAKAVGDANASEKAAAFDLVHELSIVAQSIESTLSEKELIDNKVRGLLETTRNAFYIGRGQDYYVAMEASLKLKEISYIQCEGFAAGELKHGTISLIEDGTPVLALLSDEVLASHTRGNISEVVARGAKVLTIAEENVGKEGDDIVLNQVHPYLSPISMVVPTQLIAYFATLHRGLDVDKPRNLAKSVTVE
- a CDS encoding LLM class flavin-dependent oxidoreductase; this encodes MVELGISTFGETTPLEGTGQTYTHDERIRQLVAEIELADKVGLDVYGIGEHHREDFAVSTPEIVLAAGAIKTEKIRLTSAVSVLSSLDPIRVYQQYATIDALSNGRAEVMAGRGSFIESFPLFGYDLKDYEELFDEKLDLLLYASAETRLNWKGKLTQTIDNREVYPRAVQETLPVWVATGGSVESTIKVAQKGLPIAYAIIGGQPKRFKPLLDAYRRIGQESGHSDEKLKIAAHSWGWVMEDNEEAVRTYFHPTKQVVDAISKDRPHWREMTYEQYLDQVGPEGAMFVGSPEKVAQKLIKMIEELGLDRFMLHLPLGSLPHEQVLQSIELFGTKVAPLVREYFAAKGK
- a CDS encoding uroporphyrinogen decarboxylase family protein translates to MVRYITNSKKEEVMVSKKELVLRAFRGEEVDRVPVGFWFHFVSQEEKMLGLDNPVIFNKSVEGHAAYVRAARPDFVKIMSDGFFKYPSALYSDHIESIRDLAEIQSIGEYHPWIEQQIEMVKAVKASYPEDLASFYNIFAPVTYLKRWFRREGSRGDREIADFLAENPELTGQVLDVIAGDIAILTRRIIEEAGTEGIYLSTQQIQDGRVDAASYRSYIEPSTVKVLEAANAAGGQNILHICGFEGASNDLELFKDYPAQVFNWATHHEGVSLAEGRKLFGGQTVLGGFENGRAALLNTSSRAELEAETKQLLAETGSQGVILGADCTVPDDFEVERLDWIRQAASQF
- a CDS encoding uroporphyrinogen decarboxylase family protein, with product MTSKRELVLKAFRGEPVDRVPVGFWHHFTSEDEWLAGFGNQAIIDKNLAGHQAFLAKVKPDFIKLMSDGYFAYPNERLKKVQSIKVLADIEPLGADHPWISEQVELVQKIRASFTEDLVAIYNIFAPVTYFKWLVGKVAGGDDIIADFLAENAVLTKRVLDVIAQDIAALTERIIKEAGADGIYLSVQSIQDARVSPEDYKAFIAPSELAVLEAANAAGGVNILHICGYEGARNDVHLFTDYPAQVINWAVGPEGISLAEGRKLFGGRTVLGGFENGKDGLLYTGSQAAIQDETKRLIAGAGKEALIIGADCTIPSDIEAERIQWVRQAASLT